One window of the Chitinophaga niabensis genome contains the following:
- a CDS encoding oxidoreductase, with translation MNTLQKPIHSGFSAASTAEDVIKGIDLTGKVAIVTGGYSGIGLETARVLRNAGAQVIVPARDLKKAATTLMGMDVTIEELDLMNPASINAFVDRFLASNRPLHILVNSAGIMANPFTKDTRGYESQFATNHLGHFQLVNKLWPALQKANGARVISVSSRGHCYSPVILEDPNFENREYERWAAYGQSKTANVLFAVELDKRGRNEGIRAFSLHPGSILGTGLAVHLTKEELLTAGVIDENGKPIRDAERGLKTIEQGASTSVWCATSPQLDDIGGLYCEDNDVSPLMSTDITMSLNIGASARFAGVMPYAIDQEIAAKLWSLSEKLLKA, from the coding sequence ATGAACACACTACAAAAACCCATTCACTCCGGCTTCTCAGCTGCTTCTACCGCAGAAGACGTGATCAAAGGCATCGATCTCACCGGCAAGGTAGCCATCGTTACAGGCGGTTATTCAGGCATCGGCCTGGAAACAGCAAGGGTATTAAGGAATGCAGGTGCTCAGGTGATAGTACCCGCAAGAGACCTGAAAAAGGCTGCAACCACGCTGATGGGTATGGATGTAACCATAGAAGAATTAGATCTGATGAACCCTGCATCCATCAACGCCTTCGTAGACCGCTTTCTGGCCTCCAACCGCCCGCTGCACATCCTGGTGAACAGCGCAGGCATCATGGCCAATCCTTTCACGAAAGATACCCGCGGCTACGAGTCCCAGTTCGCCACCAACCACCTGGGCCACTTCCAGCTGGTAAACAAACTGTGGCCGGCTTTGCAAAAAGCAAACGGCGCCCGGGTGATCTCCGTATCCTCCCGGGGTCACTGTTATTCCCCGGTTATACTGGAGGACCCCAACTTCGAAAACAGGGAATACGAACGCTGGGCCGCTTATGGTCAGTCAAAAACAGCGAACGTGCTGTTTGCAGTAGAACTGGACAAACGTGGCAGGAACGAAGGGATAAGGGCCTTTTCCCTTCATCCGGGTAGTATCCTGGGTACAGGGTTAGCGGTGCATCTTACCAAAGAGGAATTGCTGACAGCAGGGGTAATAGATGAAAATGGCAAACCCATCCGTGATGCAGAAAGAGGACTCAAAACAATTGAACAGGGCGCTTCCACCAGTGTATGGTGTGCTACAAGCCCTCAGCTCGATGATATCGGTGGCCTTTATTGTGAGGATAACGATGTTTCGCCACTGATGTCAACGGATATTACAATGAGTTTGAATATTGGTGCCTCAGCGAGGTTTGCAGGTGTAATGCCATATGCAATAGATCAGGAAATAGCAGCAAAGCTTTGGAGCCTGAGTGAAAAGTTATTGAAAGCATAG